A section of the Harmonia axyridis chromosome 2, icHarAxyr1.1, whole genome shotgun sequence genome encodes:
- the LOC123673393 gene encoding uncharacterized protein LOC123673393 produces MLEMNFGRPEWIVLSLMEKVKKISPVKEDSLESCIFFSNAVTNMVVTMRNVNSSLYLFHPEMLVNIVEKLPTIQKYNWGKYKYQKDLQGIPTSLEDFANWYEEEVNSMASTSNPFQRSKHMSRKETVSFSKKSEPRKAENSKVCVFCQRTNHKIEECGEFIEKTIPERRQSVMNLRLCFLCLQLGHMANKCFLRTRCGIMGCKGKHSSLLHLARDPNSSYPTLQDKTAASSEFCAKLNDVDQKTLLRIAPVILRGPYNEIKTFALFDEGSTCSMMDENLAMKLNLSGPIVPLRFQWTNNITHFEDESKMVDVDISADSNKQIFYNLKNLRTVKNLSIPNQKINVDLLSQNFPHLNRKILEAVENATPEILIGQNNCGLIIPRQVIQPKMNQPIMSKSKLGWTIHGALTDSTDGNEMNHATLCCRHIEDDELHRMVKDSFKLEAFGVNEKIISSVEDRKALEIMNSTAKRIGNRWEIGHLWRNMDVAFPDSKVNALNRLSCMERKMKKDCEFAKQYREKIQDYINKGYARKLELEEITENPRNWFLPHFAVWNVHKPGKIRLVFDAAARSFGYSLNDFLLQGPDFVPSLVSVLWRFRQGKIAFSGDIREMFHQVLIKKEDRCAQRFLWHDENNLGGIPDVYEMNVMIFGAVSSPSVAKFIKNRNAECFEDKFPGISRAMKRQHYVDDYLDSCSTYEEAIQRVRDVIYVHNQVGFEMVKWISNSKRVLESIPKCLRAESEKNIKIDSQEIKRVLGLSWSPETDQFIYSLNFHKIPIEKTSGSIAPTKRKVLRIIMSIFDPFGFLATLIIKANVFCDARDKAYSYVAYFRTEEKEDNTETHVCFVTAEYKVAPLTQQIIPKLELQGAVLACRLSKKIWEEVEHKIRETHYWTDSLVVLKQIRSQSRRFPMFVSCRIGEIHENADVFQWHWDPSEENVADQATKELKNIDLKQDGDWFSGPSFLGKPRKLWYCEGGKNSNEERHL; encoded by the coding sequence ATGCTCGAGATGAATTTTGGTAGACCTGAATGGATTGTTCTATCTCTCATGGAAAAAGTGAAGAAAATCAGCCCTGTAAAAGAAGACAGTTTGGaatcctgtatttttttctcaaacgcAGTTACTAATATGGTGGtcacgatgagaaatgttaattCTTCACTATATTTGTTCCATCCGGAAATGTTAgtgaatattgttgaaaaacttCCCACCATACAAAAGTACAACTggggaaaatataaatatcagaaAGATTTACAGGGAATACCAACATCCCTTGAAGATTTTGCAAATTGGTACGAAGAAGAGGTAAATTCTATGGCTTCTACAAGTAATCCATTCCAGAGAAGTAAACACATGTCAAGGAAagaaacagttagtttttcaaaaaagtccGAGCCGAGAAAGGCAGAAAATTCCAAAGTTTGTGTATTTTGCCAGAGAACGAATCATAAAATAGAGGAATGTGGTGAATTCATAGAGAAGACTATACCAGAAAGAAGACAATCAGTTATGAATTTGAGATTATGTTTTCTATGTCTCCAATTGGGTCACATGGCTAATAAATGTTTCCTCAGAACGAGATGTGGTATAATGGGTTGTAAAGGAAAGCATAGCAGTCTTCTTCATCTGGCAAGAGATCCAAACAGCTCATATCCAACTTTACAAGATAAAACAGCAGCTTCGAGTGAATTTTGTGCGAAATTGAACGATGTGGATCAAAAAACTCTGCTGAGAATAGCACCAGTTATACTTCGTGGGCCTTATAATGAAATCAAGACATTTGCCTTATTCGATGAAGGCTCCACATGCTCGATGATGGATGAAAATTTAGCTATGAAATTGAACCTCTCTGGACCCATCGTTCCACTCCGTTTTCAATGGACAAATAACATTACCCATTTCGAGGATGAATCGAAAATGGTTGATGTTGATATTTCTGCCGACAGCAATAAACAAATCTTCtataatctgaaaaatttgaggACTGTTAAAAACTTGAGTATACCAAACCAGAAAAtcaatgtagatcttttgtcTCAGAATTTCCCACATTTGAACCGGAAAATTCTAGAGGCCGTGGAGAATGCAACTCCAGAAATTCTCATTGGCCAAAACAATTGCGGACTAATTATACCACGTCAGGTCATACAACCAAAAATGAATCAACCTATAATGTCCAAATCCAAATTAGGTTGGACTATTCATGGAGCACTCACTGATTCAACtgatggaaatgaaatgaatcatgcAACTCTTTGTTGCCGACATATTGAAGATGATGAACTCCATCGTATGGTGAAAGATAGTTTCAAGTTAGAAGCTTTCGgagtgaatgaaaaaatcatcagcTCAGTAGAAGATCGCAAAGCACTTGAAATCATGAATAGCACAGCTAAAAGAATTGGTAACCGTTGGGAAATTGGACACCTTTGGAGAAATATGGATGTCGCATTTCCTGACAGCAAAGTAAACGCACTCAACCGTCTTTCCTGcatggagaggaaaatgaagaaagatTGTGAATTCGCAAAGCAGTACCGTGAGAAGATCCAGGATTACATCAACAAGGGTTATGCAAGAAAATTAGAGTTAGAGGAGATTACAGAAAATCCGAGAAACTGGTTTTTACCACATTTTGCAGTGTGGAACGTCCATAAGCCCGGTAAAATTAGACTTGTCTTTGACGCTGCTGCAAGATCATTTGGATATAGCCTCAATGACTTTTTACTACAAGGTCCAGACTTTGTTCCTTCCTTGGTTTCCGTTTTATGGCGCTTTAGGCAGGGAAAAATTGCATTTAGTGGGGACATCAGGGAAATGTTTCACCAAGTGTTAATAAAAAAGGAAGATCGATGTGCTCAACGATTTCTTTGGCATGATGAAAATAACCTTGGTGGAATTCCGGATGTTTATGAAATGAATGTTATGATCTTCGGTGCCGTGTCTTCTCCATCCGTAGCCAAATTCATCAAGAACAGGAATGCTGAATGTTTCGAAGATAAATTCCCTGGAATAAGCAGAGCAATGAAGAGACAACATTATGTTGACGATTATTTGGATTCATGTAGCACATACGAGGAAGCTATTCAAAGAGTACGAGATGTAATTTATGTTCATAATCAAGTTGGTTttgaaatggtgaaatggatTAGTAACTCCAAGAGGGTTCTAGAATCAATTCCAAAATGTCTTCGtgctgaatcagaaaaaaacattaaaattgatTCACAAGAAATCAAAAGAGTTCTTGGATTGTCTTGGTCTCCAGAAACTGACCAATTCATATATTCGCTGAACTTTCAcaaaattcctattgaaaaaacatCAGGATCAATAGCACCAACGAAACGGAAGGTCTTGCGGATCATCATGTCAATATTTGATCCTTTCGGGTTTTTGGCAACTTTGATCATAAAGGCGAATGTGTTTTGTGATGCGCGTGATAAGGCTTATTCCTATGTTGCTTACTTCAGAACAGAAGAAAAGGAGGATAATACTGAAACACATGTCTGCTTTGTTACTGCTGAGTATAAAGTTGCGCCATTGACTCAGCAAATCATACCCAAATTAGAGTTACAAGGAGCAGTGTTGGCATGCAGACTATCCAAGAAAATATGGGAAGaagttgaacataaaattcgCGAAACACATTATTGGACTGATTCATTGGTGGTACTTAAACAAATAAGATCCCAGTCGAGAAGGTTTCCTATGTTCGTGTCATGTCGAATAGGAGAAATCCATGAAAATGCAGATGTTTTCCAGTGGCACTGGgatccttctgaagaaaatgtagcAGATCAGGCTaccaaagaattgaaaaatatcgatcTTAAACAAGATGGAGATTGGTTTAGCGGACCATCGTTTTTGGGAAAACCAAGGAAATTATGGTATTGTGAGGGTGGCAAAAATTCAAACGAAGAAAGGCATTTATAA
- the LOC123673392 gene encoding uncharacterized protein LOC123673392 — MVVTMRNVNSSLYLFNPEMLVNIVEKLPTIQKYNWGKYKYQKDLQGIPTSLEDFANWYEEEVNSMASTSNPFQRSKHMSRKETVSFSKKSEPRKAENSKVCVFCQRTNHKIEECGEFIEKTIPERRQSVMNLRLCFLCLQLGHMANKCFLRTRCGIMGCKGKHSSLLHLARDPNSSYPTLQDKTAASSEFCAKLNDVDQKTLLRIAPVILRGPYNEIKTFALFDEGSTCSMMDENLAMKLNLSGPIVPLRFQWTNNITHFEDESKMVDVDISADSNKQIFYNLKNLRTVKNLSIPNQKINVDLLSQNFPHLNRKILEAVENATPEILIGQDNCGLIIPRQVIQPKMNQPIMSKSKLGWTIHGALTDSTDGNEMNHATLCCRHIEDDELHRMVKDSFKLEAFGVNEKIISSVEDRKALEIMNSTAKRIGNRWEIGHLWRNMDVAFPDSKVNALNRLSCMERKMKKDCEFAKQYREKIQDYINKGYARKLELEEITENPRNWFLPHFAVWNVHKPGKIRLVFDAAARSFGYSLNDFLLQGPDFVPSLVSVLWRFRQGKIAFSGDIREMFHQVLIKKEDRCAQRFLWHDENNLGGIPDVYEMNVMIFGAVSSPSVAQFIKNRNAECFEDKFPGISRAMKRQHYVDDYLDSCSTYEEAIQRVRDVIYVHNQVGFEMVKWISNSKRVLESIPKCLRAESEKNIKIDSQEIKRVLGLSWSPETDQFIYSLNFHKIPIEKTSGSIAPTKRKVLRIIMSIFDPFGFLATLIIKANVFCDARDKAYSYVAYFRTEEKEDNTETHVCFVTAEYKVAPLTQQIIPKLELQGAVLACRLSKKIWEEVEHKIRETHYWTDSLVVLKQIRSQSRRFPMFVSCRIGEIHENADVFQWHWDPSEENVADQATKELKNIDLKQDGDWFSGPSFLGKPRKLWYCEGGKNSNEERHL; from the coding sequence ATGGTGGtcacgatgagaaatgttaattCTTCACTATATTTGTTCAATCCGGAAATGTTAgtgaatattgttgaaaaacttCCCACCATACAAAAGTACAACTggggaaaatataaatatcagaaAGATTTACAGGGAATACCAACATCCCTTGAAGATTTTGCAAATTGGTACGAAGAAGAGGTAAATTCTATGGCTTCTACAAGTAATCCATTCCAGAGAAGTAAACACATGTCAAGGAAagaaacagttagtttttcaaaaaagtccGAGCCGAGAAAGGCAGAAAATTCCAAAGTTTGTGTATTTTGCCAGAGAACGAATCATAAAATAGAGGAATGTGGTGAATTCATAGAGAAGACTATACCAGAAAGAAGACAATCAGTTATGAATTTGAGATTATGTTTTCTATGTCTCCAATTGGGTCACATGGCTAATAAATGTTTCCTCAGAACGAGATGTGGTATAATGGGTTGTAAAGGAAAGCATAGCAGTCTTCTTCATCTGGCAAGAGATCCAAACAGCTCATATCCAACTTTACAAGATAAAACAGCAGCTTCGAGTGAATTTTGTGCGAAATTGAACGATGTGGATCAAAAAACTCTGCTGAGAATAGCACCAGTTATACTTCGTGGGCCTTATAATGAAATCAAGACATTTGCCTTATTCGATGAAGGCTCCACATGCTCGATGATGGATGAAAATTTAGCTATGAAATTGAACCTCTCTGGACCCATCGTTCCACTCCGTTTTCAATGGACAAATAACATTACCCATTTCGAGGATGAATCGAAAATGGTTGATGTTGATATTTCTGCCGACAGCAATAAACAAATCTTCtataatctgaaaaatttgaggACTGTTAAAAACTTGAGTATACCAAACCAGAAAAtcaatgtagatcttttgtcTCAGAATTTCCCACATTTGAACCGGAAAATTCTAGAGGCCGTGGAGAATGCAACTCCAGAAATTCTCATTGGCCAAGACAATTGCGGACTAATTATACCACGTCAGGTCATACAACCAAAAATGAATCAACCTATAATGTCCAAATCCAAATTAGGTTGGACTATTCATGGAGCACTCACTGATTCAACtgatggaaatgaaatgaatcatgcAACTCTTTGTTGCCGACATATTGAAGATGATGAACTCCATCGTATGGTGAAAGATAGTTTCAAGTTAGAAGCTTTCGgagtgaatgaaaaaatcatcagcTCAGTAGAAGATCGCAAAGCACTTGAAATCATGAATAGCACAGCTAAAAGAATTGGTAACCGTTGGGAAATTGGACACCTTTGGAGAAATATGGATGTCGCATTTCCTGACAGCAAAGTAAACGCACTCAACCGTCTTTCCTGcatggagaggaaaatgaagaaagatTGTGAATTCGCAAAGCAGTACCGTGAGAAGATCCAGGATTATATCAACAAGGGTTATGCAAGAAAATTAGAGTTAGAGGAGATTACAGAAAATCCGAGAAACTGGTTTTTACCACATTTTGCAGTGTGGAACGTCCATAAGCCCGGTAAAATTAGACTTGTCTTTGACGCTGCTGCAAGATCATTTGGATATAGCCTCAATGACTTTTTACTACAAGGTCCAGACTTTGTTCCTTCCTTGGTTTCCGTTTTATGGCGCTTTAGGCAGGGAAAAATTGCATTTAGTGGGGACATCAGGGAAATGTTTCACCAAGTGTTAATAAAAAAGGAAGATCGATGTGCTCAACGATTTCTTTGGCATGATGAAAATAACCTTGGTGGAATTCCGGATGTTTATGAAATGAATGTTATGATCTTCGGTGCCGTGTCTTCTCCATCCGTAGCCCAATTCATCAAGAACAGGAATGCTGAATGTTTCGAAGATAAATTCCCTGGAATAAGCAGAGCAATGAAGAGACAACATTATGTTGACGATTATTTGGATTCATGTAGCACATACGAGGAAGCTATTCAAAGAGTACGAGATGTAATTTATGTTCATAATCAAGTTGGTTttgaaatggtgaaatggatTAGTAACTCCAAGAGGGTTCTAGAATCAATTCCAAAATGTCTTCGtgctgaatcagaaaaaaacattaaaattgatTCACAAGAAATCAAAAGAGTTCTTGGATTGTCTTGGTCTCCAGAAACTGACCAATTCATATATTCGCTGAACTTTCAcaaaattcctattgaaaaaacatCAGGATCAATAGCACCAACGAAACGGAAGGTCTTGCGGATCATCATGTCAATATTTGATCCTTTCGGGTTTTTGGCAACTTTGATCATAAAGGCGAATGTGTTTTGTGATGCGCGTGATAAGGCTTATTCCTATGTTGCTTACTTCAGAACAGAAGAAAAGGAGGATAATACTGAAACACATGTCTGCTTTGTTACTGCTGAGTATAAAGTTGCGCCATTGACTCAGCAAATCATACCCAAATTAGAGTTACAAGGAGCAGTGTTGGCATGCAGACTATCCAAGAAAATATGGGAAGaagttgaacataaaattcgCGAAACACATTATTGGACTGATTCATTGGTGGTACTTAAACAAATAAGATCCCAGTCGAGAAGGTTTCCTATGTTCGTGTCATGTCGAATAGGAGAAATCCATGAAAATGCAGATGTTTTCCAGTGGCACTGGgatccttctgaagaaaatgtagcAGATCAGGCTaccaaagaattgaaaaatatcgatcTTAAACAAGATGGAGATTGGTTTAGCGGACCATCGTTTTTGGGAAAACCAAGGAAATTATGGTATTGTGAGGGTGGCAAAAATTCAAACGAAGAAAGGCATTTATAA